In Setaria italica strain Yugu1 chromosome IX, Setaria_italica_v2.0, whole genome shotgun sequence, the genomic stretch CTTGAAATGCATTGTCATCCCACTAATAGAACGTGATAAGATCAAAATTTTATGCTTTCAAGCAAGCCATTACTTTCATTGGCACATTTCCAAACTTGTTTTATTGCCCCGTCAGTTTCTCCCGATATTTGATCGGTAATTCATCTTATAAGCCCCTGATTTTAGTTTAGTAAGTACAATGAGTTATTTAAATTTGAACAATCTTATAGGTATAACAGAGTATGAAGTTAACATATTACCTCCAAAGTAAAAGATCATCAATCTCTCTGGGTTCACCACGCATCAAAATTCTCCACACACGTTGAACTAAAATTCACTTTATTTGACTACAATTAAATTATATCTATGTAAAATTAAgtttttatcaatttaattGAGATGACAATGCTTTTAGAGAGTACATGGACCTAGATGACATCCAAAGCCAGGTTTAGGGGGTTAGATCTGCATTCTAAGAGTATAGGGACCTAAATGATACCCGAGGTCAAGTTTAGGGAgccagatatgcattttgagagtacgggACCCAAGCGACATAGCGAGACAAGTTTGAGGACCGGCCATGCATTTTACTCCTATATTAATACGGACAACATAGAAATTTTTTTCTTACCAAAATATTAGATATCAAAAGAAGTTTAACAAATGCAACCTCTAAAGCCAAGTGCCATTTCTAAGTTTGAGAAGAAAAATTGAGCAGCTTTCAATATACTCACCTAAAAGCATCTAGACTTAAATATGGTGTAAAGTTTTCATCTAAACAAATGCTTAATCATGCCAGTGAATCTAGAACATAACTGCTAGGTAGCCTATGGTGGTTGACATAATCACATTAAGCTAGAACGGTCAGGCCCTTCGAATATGGCAATGTCTTTCACTTAGAATAGTTTgccagagaaaagaaaaggaagcatGTAAGCCTTGAGATACTGCACAGAACTATTAAAGGATGGCACAAATCTTATAGAAACACCATAACTGTAGTATAAGGGTAAGTTTGCCTTGAATATTCCAAGAAAGGTACGGAACAATGAAACTTCATGAATAAATATGAAGTAGAAATTCAAAAGACTATTTTTCATAGGGTAGGCATCTTGCGATTTGTACACAGAAGCTCCATTAATATGTAGCAATGCTAGGAGTTTGCCTTACTTTGCAGGTGGCAACAGGACGCCGGCTTGAAGAGAATCAAAGAACCAATTGGGATTCAACATCCAGGCATCGATGGCACAGCCATATAAGAATTTAGCTGTTGATACCTAATGCAACAAATGCCTGGAATTGTTAATGCAATACAGTACACATATAAATGGACGATTTTAAATTCATATGACCATATTATCATGATTCTTACATCATGCAATTATAAAAGACATTCATAATGAACAGATGGCACCAAAAATCTGAAAGGTAATGAAATAGCAAACCTTTTTAGGGGAAAGTACAATGGGAGGCTTCCAGCTTGGAACCTCAGCCATGTTCTTTCTTTTATCAAGTGGAAAGGGTGGCACTTTAGAAAGAACATAGCCTCCGCATTTCCGTATAAGAgactcaatttctttttccttctgaTTAGGAAACCCAGTCAATATAAACTCTACTCCTTGAAATGTGGCTTCATTATTATCAATGTACTCTCTGGTCTTAACTTTCTCTTCTATTCTGCTATCTGATCCTGCAAGGATTCACAACAAGGATTACCAGAAGGAACTAATGTTTTTGCGGACGCCGCTCTGAGGATATGTTAGGATATCTATCTCAAGACTGAAAACTGGttgtaaaaagaaaaacttacGACTGAATCTAGATTTAGGAAGCATCCTTCTATTGCTCTTGGTTCTTATGCTACTaggttttgcttctgaaaattgGACCCTTTTTCTTTTAAGGCACTGTTTACCATTATTCAAATTTACTGATGACCGACAGACTTCCCATGGGACCTGTTGCTCTCTGATTTGATCCTCACTGTCATCCTGAGGATGATATGGCTTATTCTTAACTGTAGAAAAATATTGCAAACTTTCAGGTTCAAGATTATTTTCTATGAAGTGTTTAGCAGCTTGCACTCGCTGTATATTCTTATTTAAAGTAATTGGTTTGAATCTCTCCTGCTGACAAACCGTCAAATCAGCATTGCAATTTGAAGTACTTGCAAATATGTTTGACTTAGGCACTAttgtgctaaaaggcctcagtgAACTGTATATCCTTCGCCTGAATGGAACATTAGACTCAAGTGGCTTAACTAAAGGCACACAAGATGGACCAGCCTCTCCATCCAGGTCTTGTATCCTCGGAGATTCATTGGTATGCGTGAAATCTTTCTCCTCTCCTTTACTATGTTCGCATTCAGGAGCCAGACTAGTGGGACCTTCATTGCATTCACTCCTTTTGCACACGGGAGCCTGGCTACTGGGACCTTCATGGCCTTCACTCTGTTTGCACACAGGAGCCTGGCTACTAAGACCTTCGTCGCAAGATATGCTACACGGAACAATGGAACACAGAGGATCCACATCTGCATGTGACAAGCTCGAACATACTACTTGACAACACAGCTCTTCAGTTTCAGCACCATGTTTTTCTTCATGGAAAGCTTCAGTTCTGCAATAAAAGGATGCTCTTGAAGATGCCACATTTTCCATGGACAGTGCTCTAGATGTAGGACAGCACTCATCCACGCTAATCGACTCAGAAATGAAGCTAGTTTCTTTCTCGAATAAACCCTTTACATGCTTCTTTGTACCAATATTCATCTGTGCAGAAACTCTCCCAACTTCCTGGAAATAAATGTATGCTTGTAATGAGAAGATGAAGAATGCAGATAAGAAATATATATATCACTTGATACCACatgacacaaaaaaaaaagatgatctGTAACAAAGTTACCTTATGAATATTTTGACATGTTACTAGAGCCCCTGGGGCTCCATGCAAAGCAGCATTGTTTTCAGTTGACACCTGGAGGCCAGTTTTCTTATTTCTTGAGCATGAAAATGTTTTACTTAGTGCTGCTTGCTTTACAGAATCAGAGCATGGAGTTGATTCATTTGGTAGCACTCCAGCTGACTGATTAGTTGGGAAAGAATTGGATACATGGTCATCACTATCAGCATTCTTGCTattccatcttttattttgcttCTCAGAAGAACAACTCCCAAAGGTGTGTGCGTCTGCATCACATGGGGGGGAACTAGGACGGGAGTTTTGTAGCTTCAAATCACCTGTGTTCTGATCTTGAGATGAGCAAGCAGTATGAACAAGAGACAGGCCAACATCTTGGAATACATCAACCATTTCAGCCTCATCCAATTCTGCAAGCCAATCGGTCTCGTCAAGATCATTTTGTGAGGATCCACAAGCATGTTCTGTCTCCTCAAAGTAAAATTGTTTCCGGGCTACTTTCACATGTAGAGCAGCTTCTATGGCAGTTGCAGCCAATTTATCAGACTGAGAATCATCAAGTAACATCTCTGCAATTACCATGGCCTCAGATGCAGCAATAGATAGTTCAATTGCATCGTTTACATCAGCATTACAGAGCTTCTGAACCTCAACCTTTCCTCCAGATGCATCATGTCTTTTATGTCTGTTTGCATCAAGTGGTCTACTGCCTGCCTTGCTAGTCAATTTACAGACTCCTGTCCGATTATCCTCTTGAGGATCTTTAGCACCAAACTGATTACAAGACACAGCATTGACCTCATGTTCTTGACCATCTGCAAAAAAGTCCTCTGATGGACATGGACCTTTGCGCATACCAGAGTTTGGCATCTGAGTATTATCACTGCCTTCAGCTGGGAAGGGTTCTGCAGCACTTTCTGAAGAAAGGTGCAAAGAGAAAGGTAGTACCTGTAGAAGGGAAGTAACTAGGACGTTATAACACCGCTACACAAGAAGACATCTAATATGTTCTGTAGAGAGCAAGTACATAATTCATCTATCAATCAATTCAAATTAGCTATTATTCAATAACTTCAGAACTCAATATGCAATCCAGCAAGGTGAAAACAAAAAGTCAGTAGATCAAAAGTAACTTGGAAGTCAACTTTATGAAAGTAGTAATAGACATCACGCTACTAAAAGTTACAAGCAGATTTTGAAATGAACAAACGTCAGCAGTACAGATGAAAATGTAGTGGAAACCCTAAAAAAAGAATCCTACTCCTCCCTTCACGGTAACATAACTGGCGCAACAGAGATAGGTGGATCGAAAAGGGTGCACTCTAGGACCAAAAGGCTCTATTATCTCAAGATTGATATTTGTGCAGGATTGAAGGCCCTTGTACAAAAGCACTATCAAGGATGAATTGATCAAAGTAAAGAGGAATGGCATCTTAATCTTACATTGCTGCTGTTTGGTGTAGTTGCAGCTGTCTCCTCATCTCCTGACAAGTGCAAAATGAACCCACTGTAACCATCAGCATTCTGACAATTCTGACGCTCCTGTGAATGGTCTCTGATAAACACGCAGTTCTGCAACTCAAGGAAGGGACCCAGACATCAGATCACAACTGACAGTTATATTCAGACTGATTCAGTAGTCGTTTCCAATCAAATAGGATCTTATGCTTTTGATTAAGATCCCCAGCAAAGTAACAGCGCAGAATCTACAAATTTCCCACCAATTAATGCAGAAATAAGAGGACCGGACCTGACAAGAAGGCGGCGAAACGCATGTACTGTGATTTCGGTGTTCGCCGGCCGTCGGCGGCCGATGCGGCTGAAGCCATTGCGGGAGCCAAGCAATATCCTGAAAAAATCGAAGCAATCAGAAACGGAAGCATTCCCCAGTACCATCCTGTCCAAGAGCTACACCCTATCATGCGAAGGGGAAAACTACAAGCACTCAATCCGTTCGACCGCGGAGAATTGGGGAGAGGGGCGAGGGGCGCTACCTCGGAGAAGCGCGGGGAGTGGTATCCGCAGGTCGACATGGCGGCCGGGCCGggcagtcgccgccgccacgggagGATGAGGCGCAAGAGGCGGGACGCGGGGGGTCTTCTCGTTTCctttagtttttttaataataacTAATTGATTTAACATTTTCTCTCTCccgccatctctctctctctctcggtttCGCGCCAGAATCCATGAGCGCGGCGAGGGCCGGAGCGGGAGGAAGGCTCCCTGCCCGCCTGCCGTACCAACTGGCAGGTGGGCCCGACATTAATCCTTACCGTCAGGGTTTTGTGTTTGTATTTATTACTGCCCGTTTTCACTGCACGCGCCGCAACCGGTGTTCCATGTGTTTTCAGGACCTCAGGTTCTCTTGTCAGATGTTCGAGTCAAAGCAAAAATGCCCCGCTGTTAACAGGGTCTCCCATTTTTAACCATTCCATCAAATAAACGAAAATTTCTTAGCATGTattcttaggccccgtttgctCCTGTTGCAGCTGCTACTGCTGTTTTCTTGATTTATCCTATTAGTCAAGGAAGTTTCTATGATGGTATACCTTTAGGAATATCTGGTACTTACTACCTAGTCGGTTACTACCTAGTCGGAGAATGGACGGCTAATATGTTCCACTTATTGAACAGAGTCTATGGTCGGTCCGTGACCCTTGGACACCGAAAGCGTCCTTGGGGTGATCTCGTAGTTCCTACAGGGTGGAGACAATGGGGTTAGTCCATGgattttccttccttttaccACATTTCGCTCGAAGGGTTGAAGGGAGATAGTGCTAGGATCGGCAATCCTATATTTTCCATATCCATACGATCGAGTCCTTAGGTTTCCGAAATAGTGTAATGGAAAAAGAAGTGCTTCGAATCATGTTATTTGACTCGGACCTGTTCTGAAAAAGTCGAGGTATTTCGAATTGTTTGTTGACACGAACAAAGTAAGGAAAAA encodes the following:
- the LOC101755249 gene encoding uncharacterized protein LOC101755249 isoform X1 → MSTCGYHSPRFSEDIAWLPQWLQPHRPPTAGEHRNHSTCVSPPSCQNCVFIRDHSQERQNCQNADGYSGFILHLSGDEETAATTPNSSNVLPFSLHLSSESAAEPFPAEGSDNTQMPNSGMRKGPCPSEDFFADGQEHEVNAVSCNQFGAKDPQEDNRTGVCKLTSKAGSRPLDANRHKRHDASGGKVEVQKLCNADVNDAIELSIAASEAMVIAEMLLDDSQSDKLAATAIEAALHVKVARKQFYFEETEHACGSSQNDLDETDWLAELDEAEMVDVFQDVGLSLVHTACSSQDQNTGDLKLQNSRPSSPPCDADAHTFGSCSSEKQNKRWNSKNADSDDHVSNSFPTNQSAGVLPNESTPCSDSVKQAALSKTFSCSRNKKTGLQVSTENNAALHGAPGALVTCQNIHKEVGRVSAQMNIGTKKHVKGLFEKETSFISESISVDECCPTSRALSMENVASSRASFYCRTEAFHEEKHGAETEELCCQVVCSSLSHADVDPLCSIVPCSISCDEGLSSQAPVCKQSEGHEGPSSQAPVCKRSECNEGPTSLAPECEHSKGEEKDFTHTNESPRIQDLDGEAGPSCVPLVKPLESNVPFRRRIYSSLRPFSTIVPKSNIFASTSNCNADLTVCQQERFKPITLNKNIQRVQAAKHFIENNLEPESLQYFSTVKNKPYHPQDDSEDQIREQQVPWEVCRSSVNLNNGKQCLKRKRVQFSEAKPSSIRTKSNRRMLPKSRFSRSDSRIEEKVKTREYIDNNEATFQGVEFILTGFPNQKEKEIESLIRKCGGYVLSKVPPFPLDKRKNMAEVPSWKPPIVLSPKKVSTAKFLYGCAIDAWMLNPNWFFDSLQAGVLLPPAKYLIRRRNARKHSSAVGHALHPKCNALIFDGVGFLIHGKISFCSKFSNIIKHGGGQVFVSLQGLVETLKDGSTSHGIILVASEASASRHLSHCGLEHDIKTAPASWIIGSLFSGKLIPLKKDRCASFRRIKMPSLHQHVYDISQEI
- the LOC101755249 gene encoding uncharacterized protein LOC101755249 isoform X2 yields the protein MSTCGYHSPRFSEDIAWLPQWLQPHRPPTAGEHRNHSTCVSPPSCQNCVFIRDHSQERQNCQNADGYSGFILHLSGDEETAATTPNSSNVLPFSLHLSSESAAEPFPAEGSDNTQMPNSGMRKGPCPSEDFFADGQEHEVNAVSCNQFGAKDPQEDNRTGVCKLTSKAGSRPLDANRHKRHDASGGKVEVQKLCNADVNDAIELSIAASEAMVIAEMLLDDSQSDKLAATAIEAALHVKVARKQFYFEETEHACGSSQNDLDETDWLAELDEAEMVDVFQDVGLSLVHTACSSQDQNTGDLKLQNSRPSSPPCDADAHTFGSCSSEKQNKRWNSKNADSDDHVSNSFPTNQSAGVLPNESTPCSDSVKQAALSKTFSCSRNKKTGLQVSTENNAALHGAPGALVTCQNIHKEVGRVSAQMNIGTKKHVKGLFEKETSFISESISVDECCPTSRALSMENVASSRASFYCRTEAFHEEKHGAETEELCCQVVCSSLSHADVDPLCSIVPCSISCDEGLSSQAPVCKQSEGHEGPSSQAPVCKRSECNEGPTSLAPECEHSKGEEKDFTHTNESPRIQDLDGEAGPSCVPLVKPLESNVPFRRRIYSSLRPFSTIVPKSNIFASTSNCNADLTVCQQERFKPITLNKNIQRVQAAKHFIENNLEPESLQYFSTVKNKPYHPQDDSEDQIREQQVPWEVCRSSVNLNNGKQCLKRKRVQFSEAKPSSIRTKSNRRMLPKSRFSRSDSRIEEKVKTREYIDNNEATFQGVEFILTGFPNQKEKEIESLIRKCGGYVLSKVPPFPLDKRKNMAEVPSWKPPIVLSPKKVSTAKFLYGCAIDAWMLNPNWFFDSLQAGVLLPPAKYLIRRRNARKHSSAVGHALHPKCNALIFDGVGFLIHGKISFCSKFSNIIKPASWIIGSLFSGKLIPLKKDRCASFRRIKMPSLHQHVYDISQEI